The DNA region TCTTGTACGCGGTTTTGCTGTTGATGATCAGTTTCAAGGTAACTCCGTCCTTGGTTACGGTAATCGACTTATCCGACGGATCATAGGTTACTTCCGCCTGCAAAGCTTCGGAAATGGCGCGGAACGGTACCAACGTGCTGCCATCTTTTACAATCGGCGCTACCTCCGTCGCGGGCTCTTCCCCGTTCACATACAGCTTAACGCCCTTTTTGCCCAACTTGTCATACAACTTGCCGAGCTTTTTGTAAGATTCAAGGTTGGTTATGTCGGCCAATACCGCTTCTTTCTGGACGTAAACCGCATCGGTCACGCTGCCGTCCTGCTCCAGCATATCCGCCGCTTTGGTCAAAGCCTGCGCCGCCTCCTTGATCCCTTCCAGTTCTGTCTTCATTTCATCCGTCAGCTGAGCGTCGTATTTGGTGAGCAAAAGATCGGCCAGCACCGCACCCGCCGGCTTGTCCTTCACGTTTTCGACCGCTTTAAGCAACCCTTTGTAACCATTGTGGCCTGGACCATACGTTTCCGAAGTGACTGTTTCCGGTTTATTTTCCTTTTCCTTACCCCCTTGCTGTCCTTTAGTCTCCTTGTTTGCCTTGGAGGCGCTATTACTATTGCTATTGCTATTTCCCTTGTCTCCGTCTTTGCCGTCATTGCCATGCGGCTTGTCCGAATTCACCGTTTCCTTGGCTTGATCCTTGGCTTGATTGGATTCCTTGGCTTGATTTGCCCCCTTGTCATCGCTTGCATTGTCGGCTTTTTGGTTTCCTTGTCCCCCGCCCGATTTGGCCTGAGAACCGGTCTCCGCTTTCTTGTCCGTCCCGCTTGCGCCGCCTGCTTGCCCCGGCTTGGCCAAAGCGGTTCCCGCCGACAGGCTTACCGCCAAAATACAGGAGAGTGTGATGATCCAGCTTTTTTTCATGTGTTTGTTTGCCTCCTCAAAATGACTGGTTTATTTTTTAAATCGGTAAATCACGTCATTTTATAAATACCACTTTGTCGAAAAAACAGAAAAATTGTCGATCATAACTCATGGCTGTTCATTTTCCGTAGACAACTGCGCCTCGATGGCTGCCACTAGATCTTCATAAGAAGAACTGGGAAGCAGTTCGCCGTTCACCATAAACTGCGGAGTTCCGTTAACGCCGTAGTATCCCGCCGTCTTAAAATCTTCCTTCACCGGGAGCATATAAGTCCGGTCTTTC from Paenibacillus macerans includes:
- a CDS encoding copper amine oxidase N-terminal domain-containing protein — encoded protein: MKKSWIITLSCILAVSLSAGTALAKPGQAGGASGTDKKAETGSQAKSGGGQGNQKADNASDDKGANQAKESNQAKDQAKETVNSDKPHGNDGKDGDKGNSNSNSNSASKANKETKGQQGGKEKENKPETVTSETYGPGHNGYKGLLKAVENVKDKPAGAVLADLLLTKYDAQLTDEMKTELEGIKEAAQALTKAADMLEQDGSVTDAVYVQKEAVLADITNLESYKKLGKLYDKLGKKGVKLYVNGEEPATEVAPIVKDGSTLVPFRAISEALQAEVTYDPSDKSITVTKDGVTLKLIINSKTAYKNGVKQTLDAPATVIGGSTVVPVRFIGEAFEATVKWEQETQSVIIYNEVNETSEE